A genome region from Schlesneria paludicola DSM 18645 includes the following:
- a CDS encoding Gfo/Idh/MocA family protein: MTHVSRREFLERSMFATAALTLAKSPRLFAADDNGAANAGQKLRVAVVGVKGRGGSHIEGFGSREDCEIAALVDVDETIINQRADAIEQKYGKRPAVYSDMRKCFEDKTIDIASIATPNHWHSLAAIWAIQAGKDVYVEKPVSHNVSEGRRVVEAARKYNKIVQTGTQSRSNPGMREAIAFLHGGGIGDVKLARGLCYKPRGSIGPKGNYDVPASVDYDLWSGPAEIKPLSRKSLHYDWHWMWDYGNGDLGNQGIHQMDIARWGLNEMNLGESIVSYGGRFGYEDAGETANTQVSIHNFANGKRLVFEVRGLKTEKYMDAGVGVIFKGSEGYLVVPSYHGGVVLDKDGKPTGKTFEGGSDKFHFANFINAVRSRKYTDLNADILDGHLSSALCHVGNISYRLGTPSAISEIITKFQGDAEALDTLDRFQLHLRDNKVDPETTKITLGPKLTLTTSEEFAGAHSPEANRMLTREYRAPFVVPQTKDL; encoded by the coding sequence ATGACGCATGTTTCTCGCCGCGAGTTTCTTGAACGTTCGATGTTTGCCACGGCGGCACTGACTCTGGCCAAATCCCCTCGCCTGTTTGCCGCTGACGACAATGGTGCTGCGAACGCAGGGCAGAAATTACGCGTGGCCGTGGTCGGCGTCAAAGGCCGAGGCGGTTCGCATATCGAAGGATTCGGTTCACGCGAAGACTGTGAAATTGCCGCTCTGGTCGATGTCGATGAAACGATTATCAACCAGCGTGCCGATGCCATCGAACAGAAGTACGGTAAGCGTCCCGCGGTCTACTCCGACATGCGGAAATGCTTCGAAGACAAGACCATCGATATCGCCAGCATCGCAACCCCCAATCACTGGCATTCGCTGGCCGCGATCTGGGCCATTCAAGCTGGCAAAGACGTCTATGTTGAAAAGCCGGTCAGCCACAATGTGAGCGAAGGTCGCCGTGTCGTCGAGGCTGCTCGCAAGTACAACAAGATCGTCCAAACCGGTACGCAAAGTCGGTCAAACCCCGGGATGCGTGAAGCGATTGCGTTTTTGCACGGCGGCGGAATCGGCGACGTCAAACTGGCTCGCGGATTGTGCTACAAGCCGCGCGGTTCGATTGGCCCCAAAGGCAACTACGATGTGCCCGCCAGCGTCGACTATGACTTGTGGTCTGGTCCGGCCGAAATCAAACCGCTCAGCCGCAAGTCGCTGCACTACGATTGGCACTGGATGTGGGACTATGGCAACGGCGACTTGGGCAACCAGGGAATCCACCAGATGGACATCGCACGTTGGGGTCTGAACGAGATGAACCTTGGTGAATCGATCGTGAGCTACGGGGGTCGTTTCGGCTACGAAGACGCGGGTGAAACAGCCAACACGCAAGTGAGCATTCACAACTTCGCCAATGGCAAGAGACTGGTCTTTGAAGTGCGTGGATTGAAGACCGAGAAGTACATGGACGCTGGCGTCGGCGTGATCTTCAAAGGCTCGGAAGGTTATCTGGTCGTGCCCAGCTATCACGGTGGAGTGGTGCTCGACAAAGACGGCAAGCCGACGGGCAAAACGTTCGAAGGGGGCAGCGACAAGTTCCATTTCGCAAACTTCATCAATGCCGTTCGCAGCCGCAAGTACACTGACCTGAACGCAGACATCCTCGACGGTCATTTGTCGAGTGCGCTATGCCATGTGGGCAACATCTCGTACCGCCTGGGAACGCCATCAGCGATTTCCGAAATCATTACGAAATTTCAAGGAGATGCTGAGGCTCTTGATACTCTCGATCGGTTCCAATTGCATCTGCGTGATAACAAAGTCGATCCTGAAACCACGAAGATTACCCTTGGTCCGAAACTGACGCTCACAACAAGTGAGGAATTCGCAGGGGCTCATTCTCCCGAAGCGAATCGGATGTTGACCCGTGAATATCGGGCACCATTCGTCGTGCCACAGACAAAAGATCTTTGA
- a CDS encoding aspartate/ornithine carbamoyltransferase family protein codes for MSDEMSFADYESRLDRSIKVKAPDFSTGERLRHLIFSGQFTRPMLDKLCRLADKIRLLAKSNEGHRFLNTLLSHKRAMLYFTQPSTRTFMSFAAACQILGMTCNEVRDLSVSSEAKGESPFDSMRMFSSYFDLVIMRSHIPKFAECCGYMMNHLASTQQRSVPILNAGAGSDEHPTQALLDIYTIQRAFSFTDPKDSRQWTRYDELRESFPGLRKGIVGKTIGFCGDIRRGRTVRSLAQLLALHDQIRLVFVSPAHPTLALPRDLKDKLIDAKVDVRECHSLLDTFDGKPLIEQLDALYMTRIQREHNSAEEEAELKDLDYSQFKLTKSLVARMKPYAAILHPFPRDKEFGEIPPAIDEDPRAHYFRQARNGMWARAALVAHIFDVDGEINDYHEQYNSERQIAPQ; via the coding sequence ATGTCCGATGAAATGAGTTTTGCCGATTATGAGAGCCGCCTTGATCGCTCAATCAAGGTTAAGGCACCCGATTTTTCGACGGGTGAACGCTTAAGACATCTGATTTTCTCGGGACAGTTTACTCGTCCAATGCTGGACAAGTTGTGTCGGCTGGCTGACAAGATTCGCTTGCTGGCGAAGTCCAACGAGGGGCATCGATTCCTGAATACGTTGCTGTCGCACAAGCGCGCAATGCTGTACTTCACGCAGCCTTCGACGCGAACGTTCATGTCGTTCGCGGCAGCGTGCCAGATTCTGGGGATGACGTGCAACGAAGTCCGCGACCTTTCCGTTTCGTCCGAAGCAAAGGGTGAATCGCCGTTCGATTCGATGCGGATGTTCAGCAGCTATTTCGACCTGGTGATCATGCGCAGCCACATTCCCAAGTTCGCGGAATGCTGCGGGTACATGATGAATCATCTGGCGAGCACGCAGCAGCGCAGCGTGCCGATTTTGAATGCCGGGGCGGGGTCGGACGAACATCCGACGCAGGCTTTGCTGGATATCTACACGATTCAACGAGCCTTCAGCTTCACAGATCCCAAAGATTCGCGGCAATGGACCCGATACGACGAACTTCGCGAGAGCTTTCCCGGGCTCCGCAAAGGCATTGTCGGCAAGACGATCGGATTCTGCGGCGATATCCGTCGCGGTCGCACCGTCCGGTCCCTGGCACAATTGCTGGCGCTTCACGACCAGATTCGTCTGGTCTTCGTTTCACCGGCGCATCCCACTTTGGCGTTGCCACGCGACCTGAAGGACAAGTTGATCGACGCCAAGGTCGACGTGCGCGAGTGTCATTCGTTGCTCGACACGTTCGATGGAAAGCCGTTGATCGAACAGTTGGACGCGCTGTACATGACCCGAATCCAGCGAGAACACAATTCCGCCGAGGAAGAAGCAGAGCTGAAGGATCTGGATTATTCGCAGTTTAAGCTCACGAAATCGCTGGTCGCCCGGATGAAGCCTTATGCGGCAATCCTGCATCCGTTCCCGCGAGACAAGGAGTTTGGCGAGATTCCCCCCGCGATTGACGAAGATCCGCGAGCCCATTATTTCCGGCAGGCGCGAAACGGGATGTGGGCCCGTGCGGCACTGGTCGCGCACATCTTCGATGTCGATGGCGAGATCAACGACTATCACGAACAGTACAACAGCGAACGCCAGATCGCTCCGCAGTAG
- a CDS encoding tetratricopeptide repeat protein → MLRTNTLTTMLILMGTVWAGDAVDQVPAPPLSESKRAELTKSLEKSLEDSMRLVQETPRSVAAYSRRGDAYFFLGRFKEAVADYDTMVELDDSLAASHWRRGIALFYAERYQDAAAQFESYHSFDQVDRENGIWRYLSQHKAHGRAKAREGLLKYQKDDREPFPAVYKLFAGTISPEQILADIGAAELSKMEREQRLFYAQLYIGLNSAVEGDDDQARAHLAEATRNTWGPVAGYGPTYMWHVGRLHEELLRTKKTHESPK, encoded by the coding sequence ATGTTGAGAACGAACACTCTGACGACGATGCTGATTCTGATGGGAACCGTCTGGGCGGGCGATGCGGTCGATCAGGTTCCGGCCCCGCCACTCTCTGAGTCGAAGCGCGCCGAACTGACAAAGTCGCTCGAGAAATCGCTCGAAGACTCGATGCGGCTGGTTCAAGAGACACCACGCTCGGTGGCAGCCTATTCCCGGCGTGGTGACGCGTATTTTTTTCTGGGCCGCTTCAAAGAGGCGGTTGCCGACTACGACACGATGGTGGAGTTGGACGACAGCCTGGCGGCCTCACACTGGCGGCGCGGGATTGCCCTGTTCTATGCCGAGAGGTACCAGGACGCGGCAGCACAGTTTGAGTCGTACCATTCCTTCGATCAGGTTGACCGTGAAAATGGAATCTGGAGGTATCTATCGCAGCACAAAGCGCACGGCCGCGCAAAAGCCCGTGAGGGGCTGCTGAAATATCAGAAAGACGATCGCGAACCATTTCCCGCCGTCTACAAGCTGTTCGCGGGGACGATCTCGCCCGAGCAGATTCTGGCCGACATTGGCGCTGCCGAGCTCTCCAAGATGGAACGGGAACAGCGGCTGTTCTACGCGCAACTGTACATTGGCTTGAACTCTGCGGTTGAGGGTGATGACGACCAGGCTCGTGCCCATTTGGCAGAGGCCACGCGAAACACCTGGGGGCCGGTCGCGGGCTATGGCCCCACCTACATGTGGCATGTGGGGCGCCTGCATGAAGAATTGCTGCGGACGAAAAAAACGCACGAGTCGCCAAAATAG
- a CDS encoding mechanosensitive ion channel domain-containing protein, translating into MNWRSILVCSISLVCSLQVLDAQTTKKSDALTIDALKETIKREKTSSEYPAAIRDEVIKYLEPAIERLEIADEHLAKAKGFESRVQVLSDALRATQKKLAESPTAADPSIAQVADLDELQHLVDLRVQQLDDLENGLRKQISELEEQAEQRRVRPEELVKEMTEVDDRLQEIEAERSELAASSDPPRVIWAHRIFLQARRQRAESERRAMQAESIWLQSNEASDLLQVQQELAAKSLALKTSELDVLQKELAKRRGDEADQRVQHAEKMLNKVGPELKLLAEENVTFAKEQRDVTVKLREIESGREATFAALDDLKKEFSRTQKMVADVGLTDSIGLLLRQQRAKLRNTRTMKANLARRTEVVREVRMRLFQLDADQAALLDLDAAVVKHTEEFELHKDDDLKAAGLRELLVEQRQLCKGLDADYNKYFKQLIELDNVERGLLDLTRNYADYVDERVLWIRTGPVFGRDHLAKTLPAFKWISDSKTWKPVLDTVSMDIYLNPVLWSAFAAFVCLWIVFGTVLKNALQRHGQLSSEIVCRDLTPTLKAVSLTMLMACCWPSLFLFCGWRLDHSLSTTPFVHALAQGLQRAATFLFPLEVLRVVCIRSGLGERHFDWPMNLVHRWRRNLNWFLPIGVVAIGLIGLVEGTSNEHRLDSFGRLVFLAFAALSAIFSLLTVRRVRTRVTTSEGVAVSDTDLWSDRFWRFAPVFAIGACLGLLTLGVTGYFYTALQLTWRMQQTAWFVVGLILVRSVIRRWIALERRRMAVLQEEELQSLTEASHEPGNAGHNAFLFPRWNWPDFRLNLTQIVNQMRRLLDTGLITLAVIGMWIVWSDVTPALNIFDRVTLWQTTIQETRSVKDPKDPELPPVTQTVQRLKPVTAADLGLAALIVAIAVVAGRNIPGLVEVILLEHLSVDAGIRFAATCLVRYAIFITGVSCAFAQISIGWSNVQWLVAAASVGLGFGLQEIFGNFVSGIILLFERPMRVGDVITISDTTGTVSRIRFRATTIVDGDRKELIVPNKEFITGRLLNWTLSDRVNRVGVKVVVAQDNDPQRVRRLLLDIASQQPQLLKDPAPSAALEDLNGGLTFTVRGFLPSLEGRATTIHELCTTIHSRFKAEGIEMSWPTSEVFVHMEPHEAHAPIPSSPHQPPGGTPLKQLQPDFSSAFRRA; encoded by the coding sequence ATGAATTGGCGATCGATCCTTGTTTGTAGCATCAGTCTTGTTTGTAGTTTGCAGGTCCTTGATGCGCAAACCACGAAGAAGTCTGATGCGCTGACAATTGATGCGTTGAAAGAAACAATCAAACGGGAAAAAACCAGCAGCGAATATCCGGCCGCCATCCGTGACGAGGTCATCAAATATCTAGAGCCGGCCATCGAGCGTCTGGAGATTGCCGACGAGCATCTCGCGAAAGCCAAAGGTTTTGAAAGTCGTGTGCAGGTCTTAAGTGACGCATTGCGGGCGACCCAAAAAAAACTTGCGGAATCGCCCACTGCTGCTGATCCATCGATCGCCCAGGTTGCCGATCTGGATGAACTTCAACATCTCGTCGATTTGCGAGTCCAGCAACTTGATGACTTGGAAAATGGACTTCGCAAGCAGATTTCTGAACTGGAGGAACAAGCGGAACAGCGGCGGGTACGACCCGAGGAACTGGTCAAGGAAATGACCGAGGTTGACGATCGTCTTCAGGAGATCGAAGCCGAACGCAGCGAGCTTGCCGCATCCAGTGACCCACCACGGGTGATCTGGGCTCATCGCATCTTTCTTCAAGCACGCCGACAGCGTGCCGAGAGTGAACGGCGAGCCATGCAGGCCGAATCAATCTGGCTGCAATCGAACGAAGCGTCCGATCTCTTGCAGGTCCAGCAAGAACTGGCAGCCAAATCGCTGGCATTGAAGACAAGCGAGTTGGATGTCCTGCAAAAGGAACTTGCCAAACGACGCGGAGACGAAGCAGATCAGCGCGTTCAACATGCCGAAAAAATGCTCAACAAGGTCGGTCCCGAGTTAAAGTTACTCGCGGAAGAGAATGTGACATTCGCCAAAGAACAACGTGACGTCACAGTCAAATTGCGCGAAATTGAAAGCGGACGTGAAGCCACTTTCGCAGCGCTGGATGATCTCAAGAAGGAGTTCTCGCGAACCCAGAAAATGGTCGCGGACGTGGGCCTGACCGACTCCATCGGCCTGTTATTGCGCCAGCAACGCGCCAAACTGCGAAACACGCGCACGATGAAGGCGAATTTGGCTCGACGTACCGAGGTCGTTCGCGAAGTGCGAATGCGGCTTTTCCAACTCGACGCGGATCAGGCGGCGCTGCTCGATCTGGATGCCGCCGTCGTGAAGCATACGGAGGAATTCGAGCTACACAAAGACGATGACTTGAAAGCGGCCGGACTGCGTGAGCTTCTCGTCGAACAACGCCAGCTCTGCAAGGGACTGGATGCCGACTACAACAAGTATTTCAAGCAGTTGATCGAACTCGATAACGTCGAACGTGGATTGCTGGATTTGACCAGAAACTATGCTGACTACGTCGATGAGCGAGTCCTTTGGATTCGAACGGGTCCTGTCTTCGGCCGAGATCATCTCGCCAAGACGTTGCCGGCATTCAAGTGGATTTCGGATTCCAAAACCTGGAAACCGGTGCTTGATACCGTCTCAATGGACATCTACCTGAACCCGGTTCTCTGGTCGGCGTTCGCGGCATTCGTCTGCCTTTGGATTGTGTTCGGCACGGTCTTGAAGAATGCACTGCAGCGCCACGGGCAATTGTCCTCCGAAATCGTCTGCCGCGATCTGACACCGACTTTGAAAGCGGTTTCACTGACCATGCTGATGGCGTGCTGCTGGCCCAGCCTGTTCCTGTTTTGTGGCTGGCGACTGGATCACAGCCTTTCCACGACGCCGTTTGTCCATGCCCTGGCACAGGGACTTCAACGCGCTGCGACGTTCTTGTTTCCACTGGAAGTCCTGCGGGTCGTATGCATCCGCAGCGGACTGGGCGAACGCCATTTCGATTGGCCGATGAATCTGGTTCATCGATGGCGGCGAAACCTGAATTGGTTTCTTCCCATCGGCGTGGTTGCCATCGGACTGATTGGACTGGTCGAAGGAACGTCGAACGAACATCGGCTGGACTCGTTCGGACGCCTGGTATTTCTCGCGTTCGCGGCCCTGTCGGCCATCTTCAGCCTGCTGACCGTTCGTCGCGTACGAACCCGTGTCACAACCTCGGAAGGTGTCGCAGTCAGCGATACCGATCTCTGGTCCGATCGATTCTGGCGATTCGCCCCTGTCTTCGCGATCGGTGCCTGCCTGGGATTATTGACGTTGGGTGTCACCGGCTACTTCTACACGGCCTTGCAACTGACTTGGCGCATGCAGCAAACGGCTTGGTTTGTCGTGGGATTGATTCTGGTGCGGTCGGTGATCCGCCGATGGATTGCACTTGAACGTCGCCGGATGGCCGTCCTTCAGGAAGAAGAACTGCAGTCACTGACCGAGGCCAGTCACGAACCGGGCAATGCTGGGCACAACGCATTCTTGTTTCCGCGCTGGAACTGGCCAGACTTCCGCCTGAACCTGACTCAAATCGTCAATCAGATGCGAAGGTTGCTCGACACTGGCCTGATCACGCTGGCCGTGATTGGAATGTGGATCGTCTGGTCGGATGTCACACCCGCGTTGAACATTTTTGATCGCGTCACACTTTGGCAAACGACCATTCAGGAAACACGATCCGTCAAAGACCCCAAAGACCCGGAACTGCCTCCGGTGACACAGACCGTGCAGCGACTCAAACCAGTCACCGCCGCGGACTTGGGACTAGCGGCCTTGATTGTTGCCATCGCCGTTGTGGCCGGCCGAAACATTCCCGGTCTCGTCGAAGTGATTCTGCTCGAGCACCTTTCCGTGGATGCGGGCATCCGCTTCGCCGCCACATGCCTGGTGCGGTATGCCATCTTCATCACGGGCGTTTCGTGCGCCTTCGCACAAATCAGCATCGGGTGGAGCAACGTCCAGTGGCTGGTCGCAGCGGCATCGGTGGGTCTTGGCTTTGGCCTTCAGGAAATCTTTGGCAACTTTGTGTCGGGCATCATTCTGCTGTTCGAACGTCCGATGCGTGTCGGTGACGTCATTACGATCAGTGACACCACGGGGACGGTTTCGCGGATCCGCTTCCGGGCGACAACAATCGTGGATGGCGACCGCAAAGAGTTGATCGTCCCCAATAAAGAATTTATCACAGGTCGGCTACTGAACTGGACGCTGAGTGACCGCGTAAATCGAGTCGGCGTGAAAGTCGTCGTCGCCCAGGATAACGATCCACAGCGCGTCCGACGTTTGCTGCTGGATATCGCATCGCAGCAGCCGCAACTGCTGAAAGACCCGGCCCCGTCCGCCGCCCTGGAAGACTTGAACGGCGGGCTAACGTTCACCGTGCGTGGCTTCTTACCGTCACTTGAAGGACGGGCGACCACGATTCACGAGCTGTGCACGACGATTCATTCGCGATTCAAAGCGGAAGGGATCGAGATGTCTTGGCCGACCAGCGAAGTCTTCGTTCATATGGAACCCCATGAAGCGCATGCCCCAATTCCATCCAGCCCGCATCAGCCGCCAGGTGGAACGCCGCTGAAGCAACTGCAACCCGACTTCAGCAGTGCCTTTCGGCGTGCATAA
- a CDS encoding pyridoxine 5'-phosphate synthase, translating to MATLGVNIDHVATVRQARRTVEPDPVWAAALAELGGADVITVHLREDRRHIQDRDVRVLKQTVQVKLNLEMAAEQSITDFALEILPQQATLVPEKRQEVTTEGGLDVVGNLDRVRRCVDQLHQKGIVVSLFIDPSEKQIEATKALGCAAIELHTGRYADAISPSEQDQELAQLRRAGEFARQCGLHLHFGHGLTYRNVQPVAAIPGAEELNIGHSIVARAVMVGFTQAVREMRELIVAASHT from the coding sequence ATGGCCACCCTGGGAGTGAATATCGATCATGTTGCCACCGTGCGACAAGCCCGCCGAACGGTTGAACCTGATCCCGTGTGGGCCGCCGCGTTGGCCGAACTGGGCGGCGCCGATGTGATCACGGTTCACCTGCGCGAAGATCGGCGCCACATTCAGGATCGCGATGTTCGCGTGCTGAAACAAACTGTCCAGGTCAAACTGAACCTGGAAATGGCCGCGGAACAGTCAATCACCGACTTCGCACTCGAAATCCTGCCACAACAAGCCACGCTGGTACCCGAAAAGCGTCAGGAAGTCACTACCGAAGGGGGACTGGATGTGGTCGGTAACCTGGATCGAGTTCGCCGCTGCGTCGATCAATTGCATCAGAAAGGAATCGTCGTCAGCCTGTTTATCGACCCTTCCGAGAAACAGATCGAAGCGACCAAAGCGCTGGGATGCGCGGCCATCGAACTGCACACCGGCCGCTATGCCGATGCGATCAGCCCCAGTGAACAAGACCAGGAATTGGCCCAACTTCGTCGAGCCGGAGAATTCGCGCGACAGTGCGGGCTACACCTGCACTTCGGACATGGCCTGACCTACCGCAATGTCCAACCGGTCGCCGCCATTCCGGGAGCGGAAGAACTGAATATCGGCCACAGCATCGTCGCCCGCGCTGTGATGGTCGGCTTCACGCAAGCCGTTCGCGAAATGCGAGAGTTGATCGTCGCCGCCAGCCACACGTAA
- a CDS encoding sigma-54-dependent Fis family transcriptional regulator produces the protein MTKRVRTTRRLEVWLKDTSVALFVLNAHRRLVFFNVGCEQLTGWTPGDVLGQVCDFVTETEIHLPGAVLASLAAPSDVWRGQPTTVPVFLPRRELTPVSCVIHYYPLTDAGHKVQAALGIIQIETSHVKPVTVSQSQRLHRELAELRASIRQMFTEESLIGRSPAIRRVVGQLKLAQQSSVTVHFSGETGSGREHLARWVHYNSSTGQRPFVPLDCRKLPIDQLQSTFERLITAANEEAFRPGAVYLNHVDVLSRDLQRLVLELIESKDPLRPRIMTASHTRLQSFVESEQLLEELYFSLTSLEVEVPPLRHRSDDLELLAQYFLEELNRGDPIQINGFEDDVWQQFRRYNWPGNIGELRAVVIEARKNCTGTIIESAHLPFRFRTGVDRQAVGPAPRRSVVPLDPLLLQVEREQIELALAEAHQNRAKAAELLGITRPRLYRRMELLGLTEGHSDDDAES, from the coding sequence ATGACCAAACGCGTTCGAACGACCCGACGACTGGAAGTCTGGTTGAAAGACACCTCGGTCGCACTGTTCGTCCTGAACGCACATCGACGGCTCGTGTTCTTCAATGTGGGGTGCGAACAACTGACAGGCTGGACGCCGGGCGATGTGCTGGGCCAGGTCTGCGACTTCGTGACCGAAACCGAGATTCACCTTCCTGGCGCCGTCCTCGCATCATTGGCCGCCCCGTCGGACGTTTGGCGAGGCCAGCCGACAACGGTGCCCGTTTTCTTACCCCGCCGCGAACTCACTCCCGTTTCCTGTGTCATCCACTACTACCCACTGACGGATGCCGGTCACAAAGTTCAAGCCGCGCTGGGAATCATTCAAATCGAAACCAGTCACGTGAAACCGGTAACGGTCTCGCAATCGCAGCGCCTGCATCGCGAACTTGCCGAACTACGGGCCTCGATCCGACAAATGTTTACAGAGGAATCACTGATCGGTCGCAGTCCCGCCATCCGACGCGTCGTGGGACAACTGAAACTCGCACAGCAGTCGAGCGTGACCGTGCACTTTTCCGGTGAAACCGGATCGGGGCGCGAACACCTCGCACGATGGGTGCACTACAACAGCTCCACGGGCCAACGACCGTTTGTCCCCTTGGATTGCCGCAAGCTGCCGATCGATCAGTTGCAATCGACATTTGAACGACTGATCACCGCCGCGAATGAAGAAGCGTTTCGACCGGGAGCCGTCTATCTGAACCACGTCGACGTCTTGTCACGCGATCTGCAGCGGCTTGTGCTGGAATTGATTGAATCGAAAGATCCCTTACGCCCCCGAATCATGACCGCGTCGCACACCCGACTGCAATCGTTCGTCGAGTCAGAACAGTTGCTCGAAGAACTGTACTTTTCCCTAACGTCGCTCGAAGTCGAGGTCCCGCCACTCCGCCATCGCTCCGACGATCTGGAACTCCTGGCGCAGTACTTTCTCGAAGAGCTCAATCGTGGTGACCCGATCCAAATCAACGGTTTTGAGGATGACGTCTGGCAGCAGTTTCGTCGCTACAATTGGCCGGGCAACATCGGTGAACTGCGTGCTGTCGTGATCGAAGCGCGCAAGAACTGCACGGGAACGATCATCGAGTCGGCGCACTTGCCCTTTCGATTCCGCACCGGAGTTGACCGGCAGGCCGTCGGCCCGGCGCCACGCCGGAGCGTTGTCCCGCTCGACCCGCTTTTGCTTCAGGTCGAGCGAGAACAAATCGAACTGGCACTCGCCGAAGCCCATCAGAACCGGGCGAAGGCCGCGGAATTACTGGGAATTACCCGCCCCCGCCTCTATCGCCGAATGGAATTACTCGGCCTGACCGAAGGACACTCCGACGACGACGCCGAATCCTGA
- a CDS encoding STAS domain-containing protein, producing the protein MSTSRRRIDIEEVNGVTIATFVDKKILDEANIQTIGSQLFALIDEDGRKKIILDFTHVEYLSSAALGKLIIMDKKAKTASTKLRLCSIRPEIYEVFEITRLNKIFDIKGTQEEALEGF; encoded by the coding sequence ATGTCAACAAGTCGACGACGAATCGATATCGAAGAAGTCAACGGAGTCACGATTGCGACGTTCGTGGACAAGAAAATTCTGGACGAAGCAAATATCCAGACGATCGGCAGCCAGCTCTTCGCGCTCATTGACGAAGATGGCCGCAAGAAGATCATCCTCGATTTTACACATGTCGAGTATTTGTCGAGTGCAGCACTCGGCAAGCTGATCATCATGGACAAGAAAGCCAAAACCGCGAGCACCAAGCTACGTTTGTGCAGTATCCGTCCAGAGATTTACGAAGTCTTCGAGATTACACGCCTCAATAAGATCTTCGACATCAAGGGTACCCAGGAAGAAGCCCTGGAAGGCTTCTGA
- a CDS encoding ATP-binding protein: MNPDHVQFDVAIPSKYEAGQEIIGRIMAAVDRAGFSSRDRFGIRLSLDEAVTNAIKHGNKLSPDKSVHVRFRLNETGIWVEIEDEGPGFRPEDVPDPTADENLERPSGRGLMLMREFMSRIEYSPKGNLVVLEKQLPQHAPTN; encoded by the coding sequence GTGAACCCCGACCACGTTCAATTCGATGTTGCGATTCCGAGTAAGTACGAGGCTGGACAGGAAATCATCGGACGAATCATGGCCGCCGTCGATCGCGCCGGCTTTTCCAGCCGCGACCGCTTTGGAATCCGTTTGTCACTGGATGAAGCCGTCACCAATGCGATCAAGCATGGAAACAAGCTGAGCCCCGACAAATCGGTCCATGTCCGATTTCGTCTGAACGAAACCGGGATCTGGGTTGAAATTGAAGACGAAGGCCCAGGATTTCGCCCGGAAGACGTCCCCGATCCGACCGCCGATGAGAACCTCGAGCGTCCCAGCGGACGCGGCCTGATGTTGATGCGGGAATTCATGTCCCGGATCGAGTACAGCCCCAAGGGAAATCTCGTGGTGCTCGAAAAGCAGTTGCCGCAGCACGCCCCCACAAACTAG